The Fusarium falciforme chromosome 10, complete sequence DNA segment CATGGACGAGATCGAGGCCTTTGCCAACTACCTCACAAAGTCTGTCAACCGCCGtctcctcaccctcttctCCCGCGTCCTCGAGCTCCCCGACGACTACCTCTGGGACAATGTCCAGTCCCACGGCAGCCCTACCGGCGAGGGATACTTCCGCCACGCTCTGTTCCGCCCCGTGCAAAAGACTACCGAGGAGGCCTCCAAGGGTCTGCGCATGCATGGACACACAGACTTCGGCTTGACAACTCTGTTGTTCTCTGTGCCTATCTCGTGTCTTCAGATTTGGGGTCGGGATGAGAAGTGGTACTATGTTCCTTACAAGCCTGGTGCTCTCGTCATCAACATTGGTGATACTCTCGAGATTGTTTCTGGTGGTCACTTCAAGGCTACTCGTCACCGTGTCTTCAAGCCCCCGATCGACCAGCGCCAGCAAGAGCGTCTGTCCCTCGTCCTATTCAACAGCTCCGTTGGTGACCTCCGCATGACACCCGCCAAAGGTAAGCCACCCAATGCTCCCAGCTATCGTACATATTAACACAACCTTCAGATTCTCCCCTTATCCAGCGCGAGGGATGCGTCGAGGACCAGGGCGTCTACTCCGAGTTCAAGAAGCGCACATCGCAAGGCCAGCTCGTGCCCACAAACCGTCAATGGCGCGAGATCCAGATCTCCACGTGTACGGATCCCACGGATACTGTGCGCAACCGGGTCGGTGCTGATCAGGTTCTGATTGATGGCAAGCTTATGCACCAGCGAGAGTACATGGGCGTCAAGGTTGTTCTGCCCGTTT contains these protein-coding regions:
- a CDS encoding Fe2OG dioxygenase domain-containing protein yields the protein MAPAAPFNPPAADLPGKPSVPQWVPPPVTQEKENFAELTSIDLSLLDSEDPAVVEDLIKQVKRAIRDDGFLFLENYGISLEQLHRQFSIAQYMYHNITEEDKERLLFHPETGVWSGYKHPYGFKRERGPPDGIEQFNWYKPDWEDVNGRVPKCLHPFMDEIEAFANYLTKSVNRRLLTLFSRVLELPDDYLWDNVQSHGSPTGEGYFRHALFRPVQKTTEEASKGLRMHGHTDFGLTTLLFSVPISCLQIWGRDEKWYYVPYKPGALVINIGDTLEIVSGGHFKATRHRVFKPPIDQRQQERLSLVLFNSSVGDLRMTPAKDSPLIQREGCVEDQGVYSEFKKRTSQGQLVPTNRQWREIQISTCTDPTDTVRNRVGADQVLIDGKLMHQREYMGVKVVLPV